Proteins encoded within one genomic window of Carassius gibelio isolate Cgi1373 ecotype wild population from Czech Republic chromosome A4, carGib1.2-hapl.c, whole genome shotgun sequence:
- the LOC127968823 gene encoding uncharacterized protein LOC127968823 isoform X2, whose product MKRRRIKPLKEAEDHVLRCIDKTDALEAKHINDYKGRGVFALIPFIKGDFVVEYRGEMISLIEAEQRREANQDTFFMFDFIWQNKKWSIDATHEDGTLGRLINDDHINPNCTMKRIIVEGKPCLCLFAARDIIPGEELTYDYGGSHWPWRKPPCKDDDNMTAIENCSEDSVTTEGISRFTAEPPCKDDDNMTAIDNCSEDSVTTEGISRFTAEPPCKDNDNMTAIENCSEDSVTTEGTSRFTAEPPCKDDDNMTAIENCSEDSVTTEGTSRFTAEPPCKDDDNMTAIDNCSEDSVTTEGTSRFTAEPPCKDNDNMTAIENCSEDSVNTEGTSRFTAEPPCKDDDNMTAIENCSDDSVTTEGTSRFTAKPPCKDDDNMTAIENCSEDSVTTEGISRFTAEPLVDYSDTEDEVLCSKIKTSYKKRSVIHDDSDDLFENSSVNGKDDQDIQRDVRRNHASFAMSEQHSACTTASKRAKNTRARGKIAEYSDVSSEDELSVSEEEYIPDTSESYTSDSSMSFTASPKGKEKKLQTLPVRSSSAVNRIKKFSIQSSGDLGSSQNHDIAKVPDTSSILDSATSVVIPAVIKKRGGLRMYSKKQQCFFCEGAFTKISRHLERKHRNEVEVAKALSHPKGSKERRMQLEYLRNKGNFAYNSTVINTGAGLMIPRKLPKKNLEGESFMHCIYCKGLFLKKTLWRHVKVCKFKPGDEKPKPGKTRVQVLCGFAQPPPPGVTHGVWKLLNSMNQDQVALETRNDWCILELGKHLYNKYGSRVKMHEHIRQKMRELGRLLICAREVSPLTSIKELIHPTNFMHTINAVKRAAGYNEETNVFEKASVAVKLGQSLNKIAMLIESHSTIRGDEKTGKIANSFQQLYKSRWPEYISTTARRTLEEAKWNSPQLLPFTEDVKLLHIYLDEQEKTHRKLLLTQPSSQHWAKLAKITLTQVMLFNRRREGEVSQMPLSAYISSNQSDAHPDISMALTDLENKLCQYFKRVEIRGKRGRKVPVLLTPSMQESISLLLENRNTCGIPNENPFLFARPYAMTFFRGSDCIREFAVACSAKNPQTLTSTKLRKQIGTLSEVLNLSNTELDQLADFLGHDIRVHRQFYRLPEGTLQLAKISKILLALEKGRLADFKGRNLNEINIDPEEEVTVDSDLEESTSSPKECTTVSSSQHTVCENGTLPADPVSKKKRGYVKKTAWNKLEIQAVEKHMMRFINNHKIPGKADCMRCKEAEPLALKNREWSTLKFYIKNRISALNRKYLPN is encoded by the exons ATGAAACGGAGAAGAATAAAACCGTTAAAAGAAGCGGAAGATCATGTTCTCCGTTGCATCGACAAGACCGACGCACTGGAGGCCAAACACATAAACGATTATAAAG GTCGTGGAGTCTTTGCCTTAATTCCTTTTATTAAAGGAGATTTTGTTGTCGAATATAGGGGAGAAATGATTAGCTTAATTGAAGCCGAACAAAGAAGAGAGGCCAAtcaagacactttttttatgtttgactTCATCTGGCAGAACAAGAAATGGag CATTGATGCAACTCATGAGGATGGCACCCTTGGCCGCCTTATAAATGATGATCACATAAACCCAAATTGTACAATGAAAAGGATTATCGTTGAGGGAAAACCCTGTTTGTGCCTATTCGCTGCAAGAGATATCATTCCTGGAGAGGAACTCACATATGACTATGGAGGAAGTCACTGGCCTTGGAGAAAG CCTCCATGCAAGGATGATGACAACATGACAGCTATAGAGAACTGCTCTGAGGATTCTGTAACTACTGAAGGCATTTCACGATTCACAGCTgag CCTCCATGCAAGGATGATGACAACATGACAGCAATAGATAACTGCTCTGAGGATTCTGTAACTACTGAAGGCATTTCACGATTCACAGCTgag CCTCCATGCAAGGATAATGACAACATGACAGCAATAGAGAACTGCTCTGAGGATTCTGTAACTACTGAAGGCACTTCACGATTCACAGCTgag CCTCCATGCAAGGATGATGACAACATGACAGCTATAGAGAACTGCTCTGAGGATTCTGTAACTACTGAAGGCACTTCACGATTCACAGCTgag CCTCCATGCAAGGATGATGACAACATGACAGCAATAGATAACTGCTCTGAGGATTCTGTAACTACTGAAGGCACTTCACGATTCACAGCTgag CCTCCATGCAAGGATAATGACAACATGACAGCAATAGAGAACTGCTCTGAGGATTCTGTAAATACTGAAGGCACTTCACGATTCACAGCTgag CCTCCATGCAAGGATGATGACAACATGACAGCAATAGAGAACTGCTCTGATGATTCTGTAACTACTGAAGGCACTTCACGATTCACAGCTAag cCTCCATGCAAGGATGATGACAACATGACAGCTATAGAGAACTGCTCTGAGGATTCTGTAACTACTGAAGGCATTTCACGATTCACAGCTgag CCTTTGGTTGATTACTCGGACACCGAAGATGAAGTTTTGTGTTCTAAAATTAAGACATCTTATAAAAag agATCTGTGATTCATGATGATTCGGATGATCTCTTTGAAAATTCGAGTGTAAATGGTAAAGATGACCAAGACATTCAACGTGACGTCAGACGGAATCATGCATCATTTGCAATGAGTGAACAACATTCCGCTTGTACCACAGCATCCAAAAGAGCAAAAAACACAAGA GCTAGAGGGAAGATCGCGGAGTACTCGGATGTTTCGAGCGAAGATGAGTTATCTGTTAGTGAGGAAGAGTACATTCCTGATACATCAGAGAGTTACACATCAGATAGTAGCATGAGCTTTACTGCTTCACCAAAgggtaaagaaaaaaagttacagacTTTGCCAGTCCGGAGCAGTTCAGCTGTGAACAGAATCAAAAAGTTCAGTATTCAAAGCAGCGGTGACTTAGGGAGCTCCCAGAACCACGACATAGCCAAAGTTCCTGACACATCTTCCATTCTTGACAGCGCAACATCAGTAGTTATCCCAGCTGTAATTAAAAAGAGAGGTGGATTGAGAATGTACAGCAAAAAACAACAGTGCTTTTTTTGTGAAGGTGCTTTTACAAAAATTTCTAGACACCTGGAACGAAAGCATAGAAATGAGGTAGAGGTAGCAAAAGCGTTAAGTCATCCAAAGGGCTCAAAAGAAAGGAGGATGCAACTTGAGTATCTACGTAACAAAGGGAACTTTGCTTACAATAGTACTGTTATTAATACAGGTGCAGGACTGATGATTCCGCGGAAACTGCCCAAAAAGAACCTGGAGGGGGAAAGTTTTATGCACTGCATTTACTGCAAAGGactcttcttaaaaaaaactttgtggcGACATGTCAAGGTTTGCAAATTCAAGCCTGGTGATGAGAAGCCGAAACCTGGAAAAACCCGTGTCCAGGTTCTTTGTGGCTTTGCACAACCTCCCCCACCAGGAGTAACTCATGGTGTTTGGAAGCTGTTAAATTCCATGAACCAGGACCAAGTGGCACTTGAAACTAGAAATGACTGGTGCATTTTAGAGTTAGGAAAGCATCTTTACAACAAGTATGGATCAAGAGTTAAAATGCATGAACACATCCGCCAAAAGATGAGGGAGCTTGGAAGACTCCTAATATGTGCAAGAGAGGTATCCCCCCTTACATCTATTAAAGAGCTCATTCATCCCACAAACTTCATGCATACCATCAATGCAGTTAAAAGGGCTGCTGGCTACAATGAAGAGACCAATGTATTTGAAAAGGCTAGTGTGGCTGTGAAACTTGGACAGAGTCTGAACAAAATCGCAATGCTCATTGAGAGCCACTCTACTATTAGAGGAGATGAAAAGACAGGAAAAATTGCGAACAGTTTTCAACAGCTTTATAAGTCCAGATGGCCCGAATACATTTCTACAACAGCCCGGCGAACACTGGAGGAAGCAAAATGGAATTCCCCACAATTACTTCCATTCACAGAAGATGTTAAGCTCCTTCATATATATCTTGACGAGCAAGAGAAGACCCATCGCAAACTCTTGTTAACACAGCCATCATCTCAGCACTGGGCAAAACTGGCCAAGATCACGTTAACTCAGGTTATGCTTTTCAATCGTAGACGAGAAGGGGAAGTGTCACAAATGCCATTGTCTGCATACATCTCCAGCAACCAATCGGATGCTCATCCAGATATTAGCATGGCCCTCACAGATTTAGAAAATAAACTGTGTCAGTACTTCAAGCGTGTAGAAATTAGAGGCAAAAGAGGCAGAAAGGTTCCCGTGCTTCTCACACCTTCCATGCAAGAATCAATCAGCCTGCTTCTTGAAAATCGGAATACCTGTGGAATTCCAAATGAAAATCCTTTTCTCTTTGCACGCCCGTATGCAATGACATTTTTCAGAGGCTCTGATTGCATTCGCGAATTTGCTGTTGCATGTAGTGCAAAAAATCCTCAGACTCTTACATCAACAAAGTTGAGAAAACAGATCGGGACACTTTCTGAAGTTCTTAATCTTAGCAACACAGAGTTAGATCAGTTGGCAGACTTTCTAGGCCATGACATTCGAGTTCATCGTCAATTTTACAGGTTACCTGAAGGCACCCTCCAACTGGCCAAAATTAGTAAAATTCTTCTGGCCCTCGAAAAAGGACGCTTGGCAGACTTTAAAGGGCGAAATCTTAATGAAATCAACATAGATCCAGAAG AGGAAGTTACAGTGGACAGTGATTTGGAGGAGTCCACTTCTAGTCCAAAAG AGTGCACCACAGTATCATCATCACAGCACACGGTTTGTGAGAACGGCACACTTCCAGCAGACCCAGTCTCCAAAAAAAAGAGAG gtTACGTTAAGAAGACGGCCTGGAACAAACTTGAGATACAGGCTGTGGAGAAGCATATGATGAGGTTtattaacaatcacaaaattccAGGAAAGGCAGACTGCATGAGGTGTAAAGAGGCGGAACCACTTGCACTTAAAAATAGAGAGTGGTCTACACTTAAATTTTACATCAAAAATCGAATCTCCGCTCTAAACAGAAAATATCTGCCAAATTAA
- the LOC127968823 gene encoding uncharacterized protein LOC127968823 isoform X6: MKRRRIKPLKEAEDHVLRCIDKTDALEAKHINDYKGRGVFALIPFIKGDFVVEYRGEMISLIEAEQRREANQDTFFMFDFIWQNKKWSIDATHEDGTLGRLINDDHINPNCTMKRIIVEGKPCLCLFAARDIIPGEELTYDYGGSHWPWRKPPCKDDDNMTAIENCSEDSVTTEGISRFTAEPPCKDDDNMTAIENCSEDSVTTEGTSRFTAEPPCKDDDNMTAIDNCSEDSVTTEGTSRFTAEPPCKDNDNMTAIENCSEDSVNTEGTSRFTAEPPCKDDDNMTAIENCSDDSVTTEGTSRFTAKPPCKDDDNMTAIENCSDDSVTTEGTSRFTAKPPCKDDDNMTAIENCSEDSVTTEGISRFTAEPLVDYSDTEDEVLCSKIKTSYKKRSVIHDDSDDLFENSSVNGKDDQDIQRDVRRNHASFAMSEQHSACTTASKRAKNTRARGKIAEYSDVSSEDELSVSEEEYIPDTSESYTSDSSMSFTASPKGKEKKLQTLPVRSSSAVNRIKKFSIQSSGDLGSSQNHDIAKVPDTSSILDSATSVVIPAVIKKRGGLRMYSKKQQCFFCEGAFTKISRHLERKHRNEVEVAKALSHPKGSKERRMQLEYLRNKGNFAYNSTVINTGAGLMIPRKLPKKNLEGESFMHCIYCKGLFLKKTLWRHVKVCKFKPGDEKPKPGKTRVQVLCGFAQPPPPGVTHGVWKLLNSMNQDQVALETRNDWCILELGKHLYNKYGSRVKMHEHIRQKMRELGRLLICAREVSPLTSIKELIHPTNFMHTINAVKRAAGYNEETNVFEKASVAVKLGQSLNKIAMLIESHSTIRGDEKTGKIANSFQQLYKSRWPEYISTTARRTLEEAKWNSPQLLPFTEDVKLLHIYLDEQEKTHRKLLLTQPSSQHWAKLAKITLTQVMLFNRRREGEVSQMPLSAYISSNQSDAHPDISMALTDLENKLCQYFKRVEIRGKRGRKVPVLLTPSMQESISLLLENRNTCGIPNENPFLFARPYAMTFFRGSDCIREFAVACSAKNPQTLTSTKLRKQIGTLSEVLNLSNTELDQLADFLGHDIRVHRQFYRLPEGTLQLAKISKILLALEKGRLADFKGRNLNEINIDPEEEVTVDSDLEESTSSPKECTTVSSSQHTVCENGTLPADPVSKKKRGYVKKTAWNKLEIQAVEKHMMRFINNHKIPGKADCMRCKEAEPLALKNREWSTLKFYIKNRISALNRKYLPN, translated from the exons ATGAAACGGAGAAGAATAAAACCGTTAAAAGAAGCGGAAGATCATGTTCTCCGTTGCATCGACAAGACCGACGCACTGGAGGCCAAACACATAAACGATTATAAAG GTCGTGGAGTCTTTGCCTTAATTCCTTTTATTAAAGGAGATTTTGTTGTCGAATATAGGGGAGAAATGATTAGCTTAATTGAAGCCGAACAAAGAAGAGAGGCCAAtcaagacactttttttatgtttgactTCATCTGGCAGAACAAGAAATGGag CATTGATGCAACTCATGAGGATGGCACCCTTGGCCGCCTTATAAATGATGATCACATAAACCCAAATTGTACAATGAAAAGGATTATCGTTGAGGGAAAACCCTGTTTGTGCCTATTCGCTGCAAGAGATATCATTCCTGGAGAGGAACTCACATATGACTATGGAGGAAGTCACTGGCCTTGGAGAAAG CCTCCATGCAAGGATGATGACAACATGACAGCTATAGAGAACTGCTCTGAGGATTCTGTAACTACTGAAGGCATTTCACGATTCACAGCTgag CCTCCATGCAAGGATGATGACAACATGACAGCTATAGAGAACTGCTCTGAGGATTCTGTAACTACTGAAGGCACTTCACGATTCACAGCTgag CCTCCATGCAAGGATGATGACAACATGACAGCAATAGATAACTGCTCTGAGGATTCTGTAACTACTGAAGGCACTTCACGATTCACAGCTgag CCTCCATGCAAGGATAATGACAACATGACAGCAATAGAGAACTGCTCTGAGGATTCTGTAAATACTGAAGGCACTTCACGATTCACAGCTgag CCTCCATGCAAGGATGATGACAACATGACAGCAATAGAGAACTGCTCTGATGATTCTGTAACTACTGAAGGCACTTCACGATTCACAGCTAag CCTCCATGCAAGGATGATGACAACATGACAGCAATAGAGAACTGCTCTGATGATTCTGTAACTACTGAAGGCACTTCACGATTCACAGCTAag cCTCCATGCAAGGATGATGACAACATGACAGCTATAGAGAACTGCTCTGAGGATTCTGTAACTACTGAAGGCATTTCACGATTCACAGCTgag CCTTTGGTTGATTACTCGGACACCGAAGATGAAGTTTTGTGTTCTAAAATTAAGACATCTTATAAAAag agATCTGTGATTCATGATGATTCGGATGATCTCTTTGAAAATTCGAGTGTAAATGGTAAAGATGACCAAGACATTCAACGTGACGTCAGACGGAATCATGCATCATTTGCAATGAGTGAACAACATTCCGCTTGTACCACAGCATCCAAAAGAGCAAAAAACACAAGA GCTAGAGGGAAGATCGCGGAGTACTCGGATGTTTCGAGCGAAGATGAGTTATCTGTTAGTGAGGAAGAGTACATTCCTGATACATCAGAGAGTTACACATCAGATAGTAGCATGAGCTTTACTGCTTCACCAAAgggtaaagaaaaaaagttacagacTTTGCCAGTCCGGAGCAGTTCAGCTGTGAACAGAATCAAAAAGTTCAGTATTCAAAGCAGCGGTGACTTAGGGAGCTCCCAGAACCACGACATAGCCAAAGTTCCTGACACATCTTCCATTCTTGACAGCGCAACATCAGTAGTTATCCCAGCTGTAATTAAAAAGAGAGGTGGATTGAGAATGTACAGCAAAAAACAACAGTGCTTTTTTTGTGAAGGTGCTTTTACAAAAATTTCTAGACACCTGGAACGAAAGCATAGAAATGAGGTAGAGGTAGCAAAAGCGTTAAGTCATCCAAAGGGCTCAAAAGAAAGGAGGATGCAACTTGAGTATCTACGTAACAAAGGGAACTTTGCTTACAATAGTACTGTTATTAATACAGGTGCAGGACTGATGATTCCGCGGAAACTGCCCAAAAAGAACCTGGAGGGGGAAAGTTTTATGCACTGCATTTACTGCAAAGGactcttcttaaaaaaaactttgtggcGACATGTCAAGGTTTGCAAATTCAAGCCTGGTGATGAGAAGCCGAAACCTGGAAAAACCCGTGTCCAGGTTCTTTGTGGCTTTGCACAACCTCCCCCACCAGGAGTAACTCATGGTGTTTGGAAGCTGTTAAATTCCATGAACCAGGACCAAGTGGCACTTGAAACTAGAAATGACTGGTGCATTTTAGAGTTAGGAAAGCATCTTTACAACAAGTATGGATCAAGAGTTAAAATGCATGAACACATCCGCCAAAAGATGAGGGAGCTTGGAAGACTCCTAATATGTGCAAGAGAGGTATCCCCCCTTACATCTATTAAAGAGCTCATTCATCCCACAAACTTCATGCATACCATCAATGCAGTTAAAAGGGCTGCTGGCTACAATGAAGAGACCAATGTATTTGAAAAGGCTAGTGTGGCTGTGAAACTTGGACAGAGTCTGAACAAAATCGCAATGCTCATTGAGAGCCACTCTACTATTAGAGGAGATGAAAAGACAGGAAAAATTGCGAACAGTTTTCAACAGCTTTATAAGTCCAGATGGCCCGAATACATTTCTACAACAGCCCGGCGAACACTGGAGGAAGCAAAATGGAATTCCCCACAATTACTTCCATTCACAGAAGATGTTAAGCTCCTTCATATATATCTTGACGAGCAAGAGAAGACCCATCGCAAACTCTTGTTAACACAGCCATCATCTCAGCACTGGGCAAAACTGGCCAAGATCACGTTAACTCAGGTTATGCTTTTCAATCGTAGACGAGAAGGGGAAGTGTCACAAATGCCATTGTCTGCATACATCTCCAGCAACCAATCGGATGCTCATCCAGATATTAGCATGGCCCTCACAGATTTAGAAAATAAACTGTGTCAGTACTTCAAGCGTGTAGAAATTAGAGGCAAAAGAGGCAGAAAGGTTCCCGTGCTTCTCACACCTTCCATGCAAGAATCAATCAGCCTGCTTCTTGAAAATCGGAATACCTGTGGAATTCCAAATGAAAATCCTTTTCTCTTTGCACGCCCGTATGCAATGACATTTTTCAGAGGCTCTGATTGCATTCGCGAATTTGCTGTTGCATGTAGTGCAAAAAATCCTCAGACTCTTACATCAACAAAGTTGAGAAAACAGATCGGGACACTTTCTGAAGTTCTTAATCTTAGCAACACAGAGTTAGATCAGTTGGCAGACTTTCTAGGCCATGACATTCGAGTTCATCGTCAATTTTACAGGTTACCTGAAGGCACCCTCCAACTGGCCAAAATTAGTAAAATTCTTCTGGCCCTCGAAAAAGGACGCTTGGCAGACTTTAAAGGGCGAAATCTTAATGAAATCAACATAGATCCAGAAG AGGAAGTTACAGTGGACAGTGATTTGGAGGAGTCCACTTCTAGTCCAAAAG AGTGCACCACAGTATCATCATCACAGCACACGGTTTGTGAGAACGGCACACTTCCAGCAGACCCAGTCTCCAAAAAAAAGAGAG gtTACGTTAAGAAGACGGCCTGGAACAAACTTGAGATACAGGCTGTGGAGAAGCATATGATGAGGTTtattaacaatcacaaaattccAGGAAAGGCAGACTGCATGAGGTGTAAAGAGGCGGAACCACTTGCACTTAAAAATAGAGAGTGGTCTACACTTAAATTTTACATCAAAAATCGAATCTCCGCTCTAAACAGAAAATATCTGCCAAATTAA
- the LOC127968823 gene encoding uncharacterized protein LOC127968823 isoform X12, with product MKRRRIKPLKEAEDHVLRCIDKTDALEAKHINDYKGRGVFALIPFIKGDFVVEYRGEMISLIEAEQRREANQDTFFMFDFIWQNKKWSIDATHEDGTLGRLINDDHINPNCTMKRIIVEGKPCLCLFAARDIIPGEELTYDYGGSHWPWRKPPCKDDDNMTAIENCSEDSVTTEGTSRFTAEPPCKDDDNMTAIDNCSEDSVTTEGTSRFTAEPPCKDNDNMTAIENCSEDSVNTEGTSRFTAEPPCKDDDNMTAIENCSDDSVTTEGTSRFTAKPPCKDDDNMTAIENCSDDSVTTEGTSRFTAKPPCKDDDNMTAIENCSEDSVTTEGISRFTAEPLVDYSDTEDEVLCSKIKTSYKKRSVIHDDSDDLFENSSVNGKDDQDIQRDVRRNHASFAMSEQHSACTTASKRAKNTRARGKIAEYSDVSSEDELSVSEEEYIPDTSESYTSDSSMSFTASPKGKEKKLQTLPVRSSSAVNRIKKFSIQSSGDLGSSQNHDIAKVPDTSSILDSATSVVIPAVIKKRGGLRMYSKKQQCFFCEGAFTKISRHLERKHRNEVEVAKALSHPKGSKERRMQLEYLRNKGNFAYNSTVINTGAGLMIPRKLPKKNLEGESFMHCIYCKGLFLKKTLWRHVKVCKFKPGDEKPKPGKTRVQVLCGFAQPPPPGVTHGVWKLLNSMNQDQVALETRNDWCILELGKHLYNKYGSRVKMHEHIRQKMRELGRLLICAREVSPLTSIKELIHPTNFMHTINAVKRAAGYNEETNVFEKASVAVKLGQSLNKIAMLIESHSTIRGDEKTGKIANSFQQLYKSRWPEYISTTARRTLEEAKWNSPQLLPFTEDVKLLHIYLDEQEKTHRKLLLTQPSSQHWAKLAKITLTQVMLFNRRREGEVSQMPLSAYISSNQSDAHPDISMALTDLENKLCQYFKRVEIRGKRGRKVPVLLTPSMQESISLLLENRNTCGIPNENPFLFARPYAMTFFRGSDCIREFAVACSAKNPQTLTSTKLRKQIGTLSEVLNLSNTELDQLADFLGHDIRVHRQFYRLPEGTLQLAKISKILLALEKGRLADFKGRNLNEINIDPEEEVTVDSDLEESTSSPKECTTVSSSQHTVCENGTLPADPVSKKKRGYVKKTAWNKLEIQAVEKHMMRFINNHKIPGKADCMRCKEAEPLALKNREWSTLKFYIKNRISALNRKYLPN from the exons ATGAAACGGAGAAGAATAAAACCGTTAAAAGAAGCGGAAGATCATGTTCTCCGTTGCATCGACAAGACCGACGCACTGGAGGCCAAACACATAAACGATTATAAAG GTCGTGGAGTCTTTGCCTTAATTCCTTTTATTAAAGGAGATTTTGTTGTCGAATATAGGGGAGAAATGATTAGCTTAATTGAAGCCGAACAAAGAAGAGAGGCCAAtcaagacactttttttatgtttgactTCATCTGGCAGAACAAGAAATGGag CATTGATGCAACTCATGAGGATGGCACCCTTGGCCGCCTTATAAATGATGATCACATAAACCCAAATTGTACAATGAAAAGGATTATCGTTGAGGGAAAACCCTGTTTGTGCCTATTCGCTGCAAGAGATATCATTCCTGGAGAGGAACTCACATATGACTATGGAGGAAGTCACTGGCCTTGGAGAAAG CCTCCATGCAAGGATGATGACAACATGACAGCTATAGAGAACTGCTCTGAGGATTCTGTAACTACTGAAGGCACTTCACGATTCACAGCTgag CCTCCATGCAAGGATGATGACAACATGACAGCAATAGATAACTGCTCTGAGGATTCTGTAACTACTGAAGGCACTTCACGATTCACAGCTgag CCTCCATGCAAGGATAATGACAACATGACAGCAATAGAGAACTGCTCTGAGGATTCTGTAAATACTGAAGGCACTTCACGATTCACAGCTgag CCTCCATGCAAGGATGATGACAACATGACAGCAATAGAGAACTGCTCTGATGATTCTGTAACTACTGAAGGCACTTCACGATTCACAGCTAag CCTCCATGCAAGGATGATGACAACATGACAGCAATAGAGAACTGCTCTGATGATTCTGTAACTACTGAAGGCACTTCACGATTCACAGCTAag cCTCCATGCAAGGATGATGACAACATGACAGCTATAGAGAACTGCTCTGAGGATTCTGTAACTACTGAAGGCATTTCACGATTCACAGCTgag CCTTTGGTTGATTACTCGGACACCGAAGATGAAGTTTTGTGTTCTAAAATTAAGACATCTTATAAAAag agATCTGTGATTCATGATGATTCGGATGATCTCTTTGAAAATTCGAGTGTAAATGGTAAAGATGACCAAGACATTCAACGTGACGTCAGACGGAATCATGCATCATTTGCAATGAGTGAACAACATTCCGCTTGTACCACAGCATCCAAAAGAGCAAAAAACACAAGA GCTAGAGGGAAGATCGCGGAGTACTCGGATGTTTCGAGCGAAGATGAGTTATCTGTTAGTGAGGAAGAGTACATTCCTGATACATCAGAGAGTTACACATCAGATAGTAGCATGAGCTTTACTGCTTCACCAAAgggtaaagaaaaaaagttacagacTTTGCCAGTCCGGAGCAGTTCAGCTGTGAACAGAATCAAAAAGTTCAGTATTCAAAGCAGCGGTGACTTAGGGAGCTCCCAGAACCACGACATAGCCAAAGTTCCTGACACATCTTCCATTCTTGACAGCGCAACATCAGTAGTTATCCCAGCTGTAATTAAAAAGAGAGGTGGATTGAGAATGTACAGCAAAAAACAACAGTGCTTTTTTTGTGAAGGTGCTTTTACAAAAATTTCTAGACACCTGGAACGAAAGCATAGAAATGAGGTAGAGGTAGCAAAAGCGTTAAGTCATCCAAAGGGCTCAAAAGAAAGGAGGATGCAACTTGAGTATCTACGTAACAAAGGGAACTTTGCTTACAATAGTACTGTTATTAATACAGGTGCAGGACTGATGATTCCGCGGAAACTGCCCAAAAAGAACCTGGAGGGGGAAAGTTTTATGCACTGCATTTACTGCAAAGGactcttcttaaaaaaaactttgtggcGACATGTCAAGGTTTGCAAATTCAAGCCTGGTGATGAGAAGCCGAAACCTGGAAAAACCCGTGTCCAGGTTCTTTGTGGCTTTGCACAACCTCCCCCACCAGGAGTAACTCATGGTGTTTGGAAGCTGTTAAATTCCATGAACCAGGACCAAGTGGCACTTGAAACTAGAAATGACTGGTGCATTTTAGAGTTAGGAAAGCATCTTTACAACAAGTATGGATCAAGAGTTAAAATGCATGAACACATCCGCCAAAAGATGAGGGAGCTTGGAAGACTCCTAATATGTGCAAGAGAGGTATCCCCCCTTACATCTATTAAAGAGCTCATTCATCCCACAAACTTCATGCATACCATCAATGCAGTTAAAAGGGCTGCTGGCTACAATGAAGAGACCAATGTATTTGAAAAGGCTAGTGTGGCTGTGAAACTTGGACAGAGTCTGAACAAAATCGCAATGCTCATTGAGAGCCACTCTACTATTAGAGGAGATGAAAAGACAGGAAAAATTGCGAACAGTTTTCAACAGCTTTATAAGTCCAGATGGCCCGAATACATTTCTACAACAGCCCGGCGAACACTGGAGGAAGCAAAATGGAATTCCCCACAATTACTTCCATTCACAGAAGATGTTAAGCTCCTTCATATATATCTTGACGAGCAAGAGAAGACCCATCGCAAACTCTTGTTAACACAGCCATCATCTCAGCACTGGGCAAAACTGGCCAAGATCACGTTAACTCAGGTTATGCTTTTCAATCGTAGACGAGAAGGGGAAGTGTCACAAATGCCATTGTCTGCATACATCTCCAGCAACCAATCGGATGCTCATCCAGATATTAGCATGGCCCTCACAGATTTAGAAAATAAACTGTGTCAGTACTTCAAGCGTGTAGAAATTAGAGGCAAAAGAGGCAGAAAGGTTCCCGTGCTTCTCACACCTTCCATGCAAGAATCAATCAGCCTGCTTCTTGAAAATCGGAATACCTGTGGAATTCCAAATGAAAATCCTTTTCTCTTTGCACGCCCGTATGCAATGACATTTTTCAGAGGCTCTGATTGCATTCGCGAATTTGCTGTTGCATGTAGTGCAAAAAATCCTCAGACTCTTACATCAACAAAGTTGAGAAAACAGATCGGGACACTTTCTGAAGTTCTTAATCTTAGCAACACAGAGTTAGATCAGTTGGCAGACTTTCTAGGCCATGACATTCGAGTTCATCGTCAATTTTACAGGTTACCTGAAGGCACCCTCCAACTGGCCAAAATTAGTAAAATTCTTCTGGCCCTCGAAAAAGGACGCTTGGCAGACTTTAAAGGGCGAAATCTTAATGAAATCAACATAGATCCAGAAG AGGAAGTTACAGTGGACAGTGATTTGGAGGAGTCCACTTCTAGTCCAAAAG AGTGCACCACAGTATCATCATCACAGCACACGGTTTGTGAGAACGGCACACTTCCAGCAGACCCAGTCTCCAAAAAAAAGAGAG gtTACGTTAAGAAGACGGCCTGGAACAAACTTGAGATACAGGCTGTGGAGAAGCATATGATGAGGTTtattaacaatcacaaaattccAGGAAAGGCAGACTGCATGAGGTGTAAAGAGGCGGAACCACTTGCACTTAAAAATAGAGAGTGGTCTACACTTAAATTTTACATCAAAAATCGAATCTCCGCTCTAAACAGAAAATATCTGCCAAATTAA